A part of Maridesulfovibrio hydrothermalis AM13 = DSM 14728 genomic DNA contains:
- a CDS encoding FeoA family protein, translated as MNVIADSIKPRPLSCYASGMSVRVTSLEGGRCCSSRLLSLGIIPGTIINVINSCGRMTIQIRSSQFAIGCEMAKKIMAIPVCNRCECSKS; from the coding sequence ATGAACGTAATAGCAGATTCAATAAAACCTCGCCCGCTCTCCTGCTACGCCAGTGGAATGTCGGTCAGAGTCACCAGCCTCGAAGGCGGCAGATGCTGCTCCAGCAGGCTTTTATCACTTGGGATTATTCCTGGAACAATCATCAATGTGATAAACAGCTGCGGCAGAATGACCATCCAGATTCGCTCATCTCAATTTGCAATCGGCTGCGAGATGGCTAAAAAGATCATGGCTATTCCTGTTTGCAACCGCTGTGAATGCAGCAAATCATAA
- a CDS encoding DNA internalization-related competence protein ComEC/Rec2: protein MNSLDENAHVIGRSGLPGLLFWQKLLPAFVFGILSIKWLIPSLAAFAVYAFILLALRIEKGTLGLLILIFGLGHFYALYSLPPEAGPMPKWMADREKVEVDAEVHSIKGAPGNRLKILLTDVVCTGSTGRTALKGYLNWTWDKPDQIPFAGQKVNLHVRVKPSSGFRNSGVWDYDFYCRIKNISYRTYTRGPLKKGGLQSYEPDFLQKLRSDLRKHILQNTPPTQGGALFPALLTGDRFFLSHDTVELIRRAGVSHVLALSGLHVGFIVSIGFGLAWLAGFIYPNIYLRLPRMKMGVLLSAPLVLFYLWLGQFTPSLLRAVCMFGFWGILLLMNRGRLLVDGLFLAVLLILAFAPLSVFDLGFQLSVLAVAGIALFYPQFHRLLPAGKNTGIKVVRFFLAVLFVSICANIALLPVLVWNFGVIAPNLFFNILFVPMLGLFIMPVCGAGGLAASFVNSALAQKLFGLGAMCFEWMLSVVNSAKLSGLLPEYASYRPLWEDLLIYYLLLGLVLLLLNGKKQQAGFLVLPLLLLACVRIYGEFGGKAVRMDLLDTGQSQCVVITGPNGSRTVVDGGGGFGKTFDMGASIVGPWLVSGHRPQVDYLFMTHGDHDHAGGLAFLLEKFTIGHFYSNGDIPDGITGQRFQKAFVQNKILPQKLHMGQVIELEPGLVMEVIHPSVDFEGSRNDRSLFLRLIWNGKPLLNISGDLDRKGVRAVLNSGRDLSAQVLILPHHGSAGAFSPALYEKVDPDIALAACGLLNRYNFVAKKVKVELAKKHIKLYTTADEGMISIVWSIDGLFEFVSVNNKKL, encoded by the coding sequence ATGAATTCTCTTGATGAAAATGCTCATGTAATTGGGAGGTCCGGTCTGCCGGGCCTCCTTTTCTGGCAAAAACTGCTTCCGGCTTTTGTTTTCGGTATTCTTTCTATCAAATGGCTTATCCCTTCACTTGCTGCATTTGCCGTCTATGCTTTTATCCTTCTAGCATTGCGTATTGAAAAAGGGACTCTAGGGCTTCTGATTCTTATTTTTGGCTTGGGTCATTTCTACGCACTATATTCTCTGCCCCCTGAGGCCGGCCCTATGCCGAAATGGATGGCTGACCGTGAGAAGGTCGAAGTTGATGCTGAGGTCCATAGTATCAAAGGTGCGCCCGGAAACCGGCTTAAAATTCTGCTGACTGACGTGGTCTGCACCGGTTCAACAGGGCGGACCGCGCTGAAGGGCTATTTGAACTGGACATGGGATAAGCCGGATCAGATACCGTTTGCGGGTCAGAAAGTTAATCTGCATGTAAGGGTTAAACCTTCCAGTGGATTTCGTAATAGCGGTGTTTGGGATTATGATTTTTATTGCCGCATAAAAAATATTTCATACCGGACATACACGCGTGGACCTTTAAAAAAAGGTGGTTTGCAATCATATGAACCGGATTTTCTGCAAAAACTGCGGTCGGATCTGCGTAAACATATTTTGCAAAATACCCCTCCTACGCAAGGCGGTGCATTGTTTCCTGCACTGCTGACTGGTGACAGATTTTTCCTTTCTCATGATACCGTGGAATTAATTCGTCGGGCCGGAGTGTCTCATGTGCTGGCTTTATCCGGGCTTCATGTCGGATTTATTGTCTCTATAGGGTTTGGGCTGGCATGGCTTGCCGGTTTTATTTATCCTAATATTTACTTACGCCTTCCCCGTATGAAAATGGGGGTTCTCCTTTCCGCTCCGCTGGTTCTTTTCTATTTATGGCTGGGGCAGTTCACTCCTTCTCTTTTGCGCGCAGTCTGCATGTTTGGATTTTGGGGAATCCTGCTGCTTATGAATCGGGGCAGATTGCTTGTAGACGGCCTTTTTTTAGCAGTGTTGCTTATCCTTGCATTTGCTCCGTTAAGTGTTTTTGATCTAGGTTTTCAGCTTTCAGTATTAGCTGTTGCGGGGATTGCTTTATTTTATCCCCAGTTTCACAGGCTGCTGCCGGCTGGGAAAAATACAGGTATTAAAGTTGTCCGCTTTTTTCTTGCGGTTTTATTCGTAAGTATCTGTGCCAATATTGCTTTGCTGCCTGTTCTGGTTTGGAATTTCGGTGTCATTGCACCAAATTTATTTTTTAATATTTTATTTGTTCCTATGCTGGGACTTTTTATCATGCCTGTATGCGGAGCAGGCGGCCTTGCTGCTTCATTTGTAAATTCTGCTCTTGCTCAGAAATTATTCGGATTGGGCGCGATGTGTTTTGAGTGGATGCTGTCGGTTGTCAATAGCGCCAAGTTATCGGGGCTGCTGCCTGAGTATGCGTCATACCGTCCTTTATGGGAAGATTTATTGATTTACTATCTGCTGCTGGGATTGGTCCTTTTGCTTTTGAACGGTAAAAAGCAGCAAGCCGGATTTTTAGTGCTGCCCCTTCTGCTTTTAGCTTGCGTGAGAATTTACGGTGAATTCGGGGGAAAGGCGGTGCGCATGGATCTGCTTGATACAGGGCAGTCGCAGTGCGTGGTCATCACCGGTCCAAACGGTTCACGCACAGTTGTTGACGGTGGCGGAGGATTCGGTAAAACTTTTGATATGGGGGCATCAATTGTGGGGCCGTGGCTGGTAAGCGGACATCGGCCGCAGGTGGATTATCTTTTTATGACTCACGGTGACCATGATCATGCCGGCGGTCTTGCCTTTCTGCTTGAGAAATTTACGATTGGTCATTTTTATTCAAATGGGGATATTCCGGACGGGATAACCGGGCAACGGTTTCAAAAAGCTTTTGTGCAAAATAAAATTTTGCCGCAAAAGTTACATATGGGACAAGTTATTGAGCTTGAGCCGGGGCTTGTAATGGAAGTGATACATCCATCTGTTGACTTTGAGGGAAGCAGGAATGACAGGTCGCTTTTTTTGAGACTGATCTGGAATGGAAAACCTCTATTAAATATTTCCGGTGATTTAGATCGTAAAGGAGTTAGGGCTGTATTAAATAGTGGGCGGGATTTATCAGCACAGGTTCTTATCCTGCCGCATCACGGAAGTGCAGGAGCATTTTCACCTGCACTCTATGAAAAAGTTGATCCTGATATTGCTCTGGCAGCTTGCGGGCTTTTAAATAGATATAATTTTGTTGCAAAAAAAGTTAAAGTAGAATTGGCAAAAAAACATATAAAATTATATACAACGGCTGATGAAGGAATGATTTCAATTGTATGGTCTATTGACGGACTGTTCGAATTTGTTTCTGTAAATAATAAAAAATTATGA
- the murA gene encoding UDP-N-acetylglucosamine 1-carboxyvinyltransferase — MDKLVIEGGVPLNGPIRVSGSKNAALPILLACILPEGPVSLTNVPRLRDIHTTLKLLGILGCETSFDGNNVTSIVKDIKIEAPYELVKTMRASVLCLGPLLALKGEAKVALPGGCAIGARPVDLHLTAFEQMGATFDLNSGYIHGRCDQLKGAHIHFDFPTVGGTQNVLMAATIADGDSIIENAAREPEVVDLANFLIACGAKISGHGTSIIKVEGVSSLKGCDYKIMPDRIEAGTYMVAAAMTDGELLIEDCPFKELDAVVYKMRKMGVWMQEEEGGVRVRRDGDMVGIDITTQPYPGFPTDMQAQLMTMMCLSNGAGTIQEKIFENRFMHVQELVRLGADIKLKGRTAMVRGVEKFTGAPVMASDLRASASLVVAGLAASGRTEVQRIYHLDRGYENLEAKLCGVGARVWREKE, encoded by the coding sequence ATGGACAAATTAGTAATTGAAGGGGGAGTGCCCCTTAATGGTCCGATCAGGGTAAGCGGTTCCAAAAACGCAGCTTTGCCGATTCTGCTTGCCTGTATTCTACCTGAAGGACCGGTCAGTCTGACTAACGTTCCCCGTCTAAGAGACATTCACACAACTCTCAAGCTCCTCGGTATTTTGGGGTGTGAAACGTCATTTGATGGAAATAATGTCACCAGCATTGTAAAAGATATTAAAATTGAGGCTCCATATGAGCTGGTCAAAACAATGCGTGCTTCCGTGCTTTGCCTCGGACCTCTGCTGGCACTGAAAGGTGAAGCCAAGGTTGCGCTGCCCGGCGGGTGTGCTATCGGGGCGCGTCCTGTTGATCTGCATCTTACCGCCTTTGAGCAGATGGGAGCGACCTTCGATTTGAATTCAGGTTATATTCATGGACGTTGTGACCAGCTGAAAGGTGCACACATTCATTTTGATTTTCCCACTGTGGGCGGAACACAGAATGTGCTTATGGCCGCAACAATTGCCGATGGGGATTCCATTATCGAGAATGCGGCCCGCGAACCTGAAGTAGTGGATCTAGCCAATTTCCTCATTGCCTGCGGAGCTAAAATCAGTGGGCATGGCACCAGTATTATTAAAGTTGAAGGTGTTTCTTCACTGAAAGGATGTGACTATAAAATTATGCCGGACCGTATTGAGGCCGGAACTTATATGGTTGCCGCAGCTATGACAGACGGAGAACTGCTTATAGAAGACTGTCCTTTTAAAGAGCTTGATGCGGTTGTCTACAAAATGCGCAAAATGGGTGTCTGGATGCAGGAGGAAGAAGGCGGAGTCCGCGTGCGCCGCGATGGAGATATGGTCGGTATTGATATTACCACCCAGCCGTATCCGGGATTTCCTACTGATATGCAGGCGCAACTTATGACTATGATGTGCCTGTCTAACGGGGCAGGGACTATTCAGGAAAAGATTTTCGAGAACAGGTTCATGCATGTGCAGGAACTTGTGCGGCTCGGAGCAGATATTAAACTCAAAGGCCGTACAGCAATGGTGCGCGGCGTTGAGAAATTTACCGGAGCGCCGGTGATGGCGTCAGACTTGCGTGCCAGTGCTTCGCTTGTCGTGGCGGGACTTGCCGCTTCCGGCCGTACTGAGGTTCAGCGTATTTATCACCTCGACAGAGGGTATGAGAATCTTGAGGCCAAGCTTTGCGGCGTAGGTGCACGGGTTTGGCGTGAGAAAGAGTAG
- the metG gene encoding methionine--tRNA ligase gives MDSFFITTPIYYVNAKPHLGHAYTTILADSMNRFHKLLGDETFFLTGTDEHGDKIVQAAEKGGQTPREYVDEISSLFSDLWPGLQIENDDFIRTTEERHIKCVQEVLQKVYDKGDIYFGEYGGHYCFGCERFYTEKELTDGKCPQHETVPEYIAEKNYFFKMSKYQDWLIGHINANPDFIRPERYRNEVLSLLKSGALEDLCISRPKSRLEWGIELPFDRDFVTYVWFDALINYITALEYPDGEKFKKYWPAANHLVAKDILKPHAVFWPTMLKAAEIEPYQNLNVHGYWLIKDTKMSKSLGNVVSPLEMADKYGVNAFRYFLLREMVFGNDSSFSEEALVGRLNADLANDLGNLYSRTLSMTHKYFGGIVPAPGEEGEEDCDIKNVGRKAMADFQNNFMEAKFSRGLEGLWELVRGLNKYIDTTQPWALYKEEKMSRLGTVMYVLLENMRKIAVHLWPVMPEASESMFEQLGIKFSPEKINLQGEIDVWGLLEHGTAVASKSNLFPRVEVEKKDTAPKKKEAKPSKKKSKEKKTEIPGVIEFPDFQKVDMRVGTILSVVKHPDADKLLLIKVDTGEDEPRQVVAGLAEFFKPEELEGRQVVVVVNLAPRKLRGEVSQGMILAVRNGKEMQLLTATAPVDNGCKVS, from the coding sequence TTGGATTCGTTTTTTATTACAACTCCCATCTACTATGTTAATGCAAAGCCGCATCTCGGGCATGCCTACACAACAATTCTTGCTGATTCCATGAATCGGTTTCACAAGCTTTTGGGAGACGAAACTTTTTTTCTCACTGGAACAGATGAGCACGGCGACAAGATCGTTCAGGCTGCCGAAAAAGGCGGCCAGACACCCCGTGAATATGTTGATGAGATCAGCTCACTGTTCAGCGATTTGTGGCCCGGCCTGCAAATTGAAAATGATGACTTTATCAGAACCACTGAAGAGCGTCACATCAAGTGCGTTCAGGAGGTGCTGCAAAAAGTTTATGACAAAGGTGATATCTACTTCGGCGAATACGGCGGTCACTATTGCTTTGGATGTGAAAGATTTTATACTGAAAAAGAACTTACGGACGGAAAATGCCCTCAGCATGAAACTGTCCCCGAATATATTGCTGAGAAAAACTACTTTTTCAAAATGTCCAAATATCAGGACTGGCTCATTGGACATATTAATGCCAACCCTGATTTTATCCGCCCTGAAAGATATCGTAACGAAGTTCTAAGTCTGCTTAAGTCCGGCGCTCTTGAAGATCTATGTATCTCGCGCCCGAAAAGCCGTTTAGAATGGGGCATTGAGCTACCTTTCGATAGGGATTTTGTTACGTATGTATGGTTTGATGCACTCATTAACTATATTACAGCTCTTGAATATCCTGATGGGGAGAAATTTAAAAAGTACTGGCCTGCTGCTAATCATCTGGTTGCTAAAGATATCCTGAAGCCGCACGCGGTTTTCTGGCCGACCATGCTTAAAGCTGCTGAAATCGAGCCGTATCAGAATCTCAATGTACATGGGTATTGGCTGATTAAAGACACTAAGATGTCTAAATCTCTTGGCAACGTGGTTTCACCTCTTGAGATGGCTGATAAGTACGGGGTTAACGCTTTCCGCTATTTTCTGCTGCGTGAGATGGTGTTCGGCAATGATTCCAGCTTTTCCGAGGAAGCACTGGTTGGTCGTTTAAATGCCGATCTGGCAAATGATCTTGGAAATCTCTACAGCCGTACTCTTTCCATGACTCATAAGTATTTTGGTGGAATTGTTCCTGCGCCCGGCGAAGAAGGCGAAGAGGATTGCGACATCAAAAATGTAGGCCGTAAGGCTATGGCCGATTTTCAAAACAATTTTATGGAAGCAAAATTTTCCCGCGGCCTTGAAGGATTGTGGGAACTTGTGCGTGGACTGAATAAATATATTGATACCACGCAGCCGTGGGCTCTTTATAAAGAAGAGAAAATGTCCCGTCTTGGCACTGTTATGTACGTGCTGCTCGAAAATATGCGTAAAATAGCAGTGCATCTCTGGCCTGTAATGCCTGAAGCCAGTGAATCAATGTTTGAGCAACTCGGTATCAAATTTTCTCCTGAGAAGATCAACCTTCAAGGTGAAATTGATGTTTGGGGTTTGCTTGAGCATGGTACTGCGGTTGCGAGCAAGTCTAATCTTTTTCCCCGGGTGGAAGTGGAAAAGAAAGATACTGCGCCTAAAAAGAAAGAAGCCAAGCCTTCTAAGAAGAAATCCAAAGAAAAGAAAACCGAGATTCCCGGCGTGATTGAGTTTCCCGATTTTCAAAAAGTGGATATGCGGGTCGGTACAATTCTTTCTGTTGTCAAACATCCCGATGCTGATAAACTTTTGCTTATCAAAGTCGATACCGGTGAAGATGAGCCGCGTCAGGTCGTTGCCGGACTGGCCGAATTCTTTAAGCCTGAAGAACTTGAAGGGCGTCAGGTCGTAGTGGTTGTAAATCTCGCTCCGCGTAAACTTAGAGGCGAAGTTTCACAGGGCATGATTCTGGCTGTACGTAACGGCAAAGAAATGCAACTGCTGACTGCAACCGCGCCAGTGGATAACGGTTGTAAGGTTTCATAG
- a CDS encoding response regulator encodes MRVLIVDDDFYCRNMLHEIMKPYAQCDIAVNGEEAVFAFKKGLESGNAYDLVCLDLVMPEMDGQQALREMRSIEKDFKVDEADGVKVIVTTMLDDRKETHDAFFLGGATSYLVKPIEESKLLKELNNLGFSV; translated from the coding sequence ATGCGAGTGTTGATTGTTGATGATGATTTTTATTGCCGCAATATGTTGCACGAGATCATGAAACCTTACGCACAGTGTGATATTGCCGTTAATGGTGAGGAAGCTGTGTTCGCTTTTAAGAAAGGTCTTGAGAGTGGCAATGCTTATGATCTGGTTTGTCTGGACTTAGTCATGCCGGAAATGGATGGGCAGCAGGCACTTCGTGAAATGAGATCAATCGAAAAAGATTTCAAGGTTGATGAGGCTGATGGGGTTAAAGTTATTGTAACAACAATGCTTGATGACCGTAAGGAAACCCATGATGCTTTTTTTCTTGGCGGCGCGACTTCATATCTGGTCAAGCCGATTGAAGAGAGCAAACTTTTGAAGGAACTGAATAATCTAGGTTTTTCAGTATAA
- a CDS encoding catalase, with protein sequence MAKKKLTTNFGAPVPDNQNAMTVGPRGPMLLQDVWFLEKLAHFDREVIPERRMHAKGSGAYGTFTVTKDITEYTKADLFSEIGKKTEMFVRFSTVAGERGAADAERDIRGFAMKFYTDQGNWDLVGNNTPVFFLRDPLKFPDLNHAVKRDPRTNMRSAKNNWDFWTSLPEALHQVTITMSERGIPKSYRHMHGFGSHTFSFINAENERFWVKFHFHTQQGIENLSDEEAMKIVGMCRESHQRDLYDSIENKDFPRWKMFVQIMPEKEAATYKHNPFDLTKVWYHADYPLIEVGEFELNRNPENYFAEVEQSAFNPANIVPGISFSPDKMLQGRLFSYGDAQRYRLGVNHHLIPVNAARCPVHGYSRDGTMRVDGNYGSALGYEPNSYGEWQEQPDFAELLLDVDGGVDRWNHREDDDYYTQPGLLFNLMNAEQQKVLFENTARGMGDAPKEIKIRHIGNCLKADPAYGKGVADALGIDLDEVK encoded by the coding sequence ATGGCAAAGAAGAAGCTGACCACTAATTTTGGCGCACCTGTCCCTGATAATCAGAATGCAATGACCGTTGGTCCCAGAGGGCCTATGCTTTTGCAGGATGTGTGGTTTCTGGAAAAACTGGCTCATTTTGACCGTGAAGTTATCCCTGAACGGCGTATGCACGCAAAAGGTTCCGGTGCTTACGGCACATTTACTGTTACCAAAGATATTACTGAGTATACTAAAGCAGATCTATTTTCTGAAATTGGAAAGAAGACTGAGATGTTTGTGCGTTTTTCCACCGTAGCAGGTGAACGCGGCGCGGCAGACGCTGAACGTGATATCCGTGGCTTTGCTATGAAATTCTATACTGATCAGGGTAACTGGGATCTGGTCGGTAATAATACTCCTGTCTTTTTCCTGCGTGATCCGCTCAAGTTTCCCGATCTCAATCATGCTGTTAAACGTGATCCGCGAACCAATATGCGCAGTGCTAAGAATAACTGGGATTTCTGGACATCTCTTCCTGAAGCATTGCATCAGGTTACTATTACTATGAGTGAACGCGGCATCCCGAAAAGTTATCGTCATATGCACGGTTTCGGCAGCCATACCTTCAGTTTTATTAATGCTGAAAATGAACGGTTCTGGGTGAAATTTCACTTTCATACCCAGCAGGGCATTGAAAATCTGTCTGACGAGGAAGCTATGAAGATCGTCGGTATGTGCAGGGAAAGTCATCAGCGTGATCTTTATGATTCAATTGAAAATAAAGATTTTCCGCGCTGGAAAATGTTCGTGCAGATTATGCCGGAAAAGGAAGCTGCAACTTATAAGCATAACCCTTTCGATCTGACAAAAGTCTGGTATCATGCTGATTATCCGCTTATTGAAGTTGGTGAATTTGAACTCAACCGCAATCCTGAAAATTATTTTGCTGAAGTTGAGCAGTCGGCATTCAATCCGGCAAATATTGTTCCCGGCATCAGCTTCTCGCCGGATAAGATGCTGCAAGGCCGCTTGTTTTCCTATGGAGACGCTCAGCGGTATCGTCTTGGAGTCAACCATCACCTTATACCTGTAAACGCAGCACGATGCCCTGTGCACGGCTACAGTCGTGATGGAACTATGCGTGTAGACGGTAACTATGGCAGTGCTCTTGGTTATGAGCCTAACAGTTACGGCGAGTGGCAGGAGCAGCCTGACTTTGCAGAGCTGCTTTTGGATGTTGACGGCGGCGTGGATCGCTGGAATCACCGCGAGGATGATGACTATTACACCCAGCCCGGTTTGTTATTTAATTTAATGAATGCAGAGCAGCAAAAGGTGCTGTTTGAAAATACTGCGCGTGGCATGGGTGATGCTCCGAAGGAAATTAAGATTCGCCATATCGGTAATTGCCTCAAGGCCGATCCTGCTTACGGCAAAGGAGTTGCAGATGCTCTTGGAATTGATCTTGATGAAGTTAAATAA
- a CDS encoding SlyX family protein translates to MTNTNQNEDRIEKLETDLAMQDQTVEKLNKFIIGQQKQISDLEKKVDFIMRQMKDLKESAAHTTPGEDAPPPHYGHL, encoded by the coding sequence ATGACTAATACAAATCAAAATGAAGACAGAATAGAAAAGCTTGAAACAGACCTTGCAATGCAAGACCAGACTGTTGAAAAGTTGAATAAATTCATTATCGGCCAGCAGAAACAAATCTCAGATCTTGAAAAAAAAGTTGATTTCATCATGAGACAAATGAAAGACCTGAAAGAATCCGCAGCCCACACAACCCCGGGCGAAGATGCACCTCCGCCTCATTATGGACATTTGTAG
- a CDS encoding Fur family transcriptional regulator — MDTKKRLEHIIELLRQQGKRLTPQRVAIIKVIVEDETHPSADHVYTQIKNDFPTTSLATVYKTIKLLKDSGELLELEFGDDGSRYDGRKPHSHPHLICTGCGTIIDTEPENFENIIAQMTLNSGFKIQGHRFDIYGLCPSCQK; from the coding sequence ATGGATACCAAGAAGCGACTAGAACATATTATTGAATTATTACGCCAGCAGGGCAAGCGTCTAACTCCTCAGCGTGTGGCCATCATCAAGGTGATTGTCGAGGATGAAACTCATCCCAGTGCGGATCACGTATATACGCAGATCAAGAACGATTTTCCCACCACCAGTCTTGCAACGGTCTATAAGACCATCAAGCTGCTGAAAGATTCCGGAGAATTGCTGGAACTTGAATTCGGCGATGATGGCAGCAGGTATGACGGGCGTAAGCCGCATTCTCATCCTCATCTCATTTGTACCGGTTGCGGGACGATTATAGATACTGAGCCTGAAAACTTTGAAAATATAATTGCCCAGATGACTTTAAATTCCGGCTTTAAAATTCAGGGACATAGGTTCGATATTTACGGTTTGTGCCCTTCCTGCCAGAAGTAA
- the ricT gene encoding regulatory iron-sulfur-containing complex subunit RicT, whose product MSQILGVKFNDFGQIYYFSSGPFVVREGHSVIVKTEQGMGLGKVFVVQQDLPEDITEDSIKTIYRLACEEDLAADVENKELSRAAHRFCKDCIDRQKLEMKLVDVEVFFDRSKMIFYFTAPGRIDFRELVKDLVKEYRTRIELRQIGVRHETQMLGAIGNCGQICCCRRFMRKFMPVTIRMAKEQNLFLNPTKISGICGRLLCCLSFEQENYEQFHKKCPKIGKRYNTVHGSVRVTRSNFFRNALTVQPEFGDEIEIPLDDWPDVLKQPGSDRGRDSRGEPARPRERSKGRSSDGQERSQRPRSERSDSDRARSERSRNDRPKEDRPRRGRSEGDRSGADRSKGESSGSGRPRSDRPKADRSKTERPRPDRKKRPFKPKERPQPRQEQETPVTATGGEAQDGAAGATKKDAKPSSKSRRPSRRRRRRKPAGTRKN is encoded by the coding sequence ATGTCTCAGATTTTAGGTGTTAAATTTAATGATTTCGGGCAGATATACTATTTCTCGTCCGGACCTTTTGTTGTAAGGGAAGGCCACTCAGTCATAGTTAAAACTGAGCAGGGCATGGGACTCGGCAAAGTCTTTGTTGTGCAGCAGGATCTGCCGGAAGATATTACCGAGGATTCCATCAAAACTATATACAGACTTGCCTGCGAGGAAGACCTCGCTGCGGATGTCGAAAACAAAGAGCTTTCACGCGCTGCACATAGATTCTGCAAAGATTGTATTGATCGGCAGAAACTGGAAATGAAGCTTGTTGATGTGGAAGTCTTTTTTGACCGCAGTAAGATGATATTTTATTTTACTGCTCCGGGAAGAATTGATTTTCGTGAACTGGTCAAGGATCTGGTCAAGGAATACCGTACCCGCATTGAACTGCGTCAGATAGGTGTTCGTCACGAGACACAGATGCTGGGTGCTATCGGTAACTGCGGGCAGATTTGCTGTTGCCGCAGGTTTATGCGCAAGTTTATGCCGGTAACTATCAGGATGGCAAAAGAACAGAATCTCTTTTTAAATCCGACCAAGATTTCCGGAATTTGCGGACGCCTTTTGTGCTGCCTCTCATTTGAGCAGGAAAACTATGAACAGTTCCACAAGAAATGTCCTAAAATCGGTAAACGCTACAATACTGTTCACGGAAGTGTGCGGGTAACACGGTCTAACTTTTTTAGAAATGCTTTGACTGTTCAGCCTGAGTTCGGGGATGAGATTGAGATTCCGCTGGATGACTGGCCGGACGTTCTTAAACAGCCGGGTTCTGATCGGGGCAGAGACTCCAGAGGCGAACCTGCACGGCCCAGAGAGCGCAGCAAAGGCCGCAGCTCTGATGGTCAGGAAAGGTCTCAGCGGCCGAGGTCAGAGCGTTCGGATTCAGATCGCGCAAGGTCAGAGCGGTCCAGAAACGACAGGCCCAAAGAAGATCGTCCTAGAAGAGGGCGTTCCGAAGGCGATAGATCCGGTGCTGATCGCTCAAAAGGCGAATCTTCCGGATCAGGTAGACCTAGAAGTGATCGTCCAAAGGCTGATCGTTCAAAGACTGAACGCCCTAGACCTGACCGTAAAAAGCGTCCATTTAAGCCTAAAGAACGTCCACAGCCGAGACAGGAACAGGAAACTCCTGTTACTGCGACGGGCGGCGAAGCTCAGGATGGTGCTGCGGGCGCTACTAAGAAAGATGCAAAGCCTTCATCTAAAAGCCGTCGCCCCTCAAGACGCAGGCGCAGAAGAAAGCCTGCGGGAACACGCAAAAACTAA